A region from the Dermacentor andersoni chromosome 11, qqDerAnde1_hic_scaffold, whole genome shotgun sequence genome encodes:
- the LOC126518230 gene encoding uncharacterized protein isoform X2, which yields MEHVTLTHSPQLLVPAWMRKPSLRMKFSELVFSDAETSPIVSWNAVLRATWRNAQRRLIDRGFETFWRGPALGDEPWLDEDEGYLAVPPASVDDKDLTGDAFYALHLPRLGLDLARAVVGLFLRMASRLKRRYPAAHLRLELLADCLRRQFYHDKQASELAVHHDAIDVIALPSVLHAFRKRLLRAQGNGTTSMAGDARSRSRATDRLFFYEFARSRCEAYDDAYLHQRTHRGARSPAPFFVNGPLRNTKEFARAFRCPRDSDMRPKRVCRL from the exons ATGGAGCACGTCACACTAACCCACTCCCCACagttgctggtgcccgcgtggatGCGAAAGCCGAGCCTGCGCATGAAGTTCAGCGAGCTCGTGTTCTCCGATGCCGAAACGTCGCCCATCGTCTCGTGGAACGCTGTCCTGAGGGCGACGTGGCGCAACGCGCAGCGCAGGCTGATTGACAGGGGCTTCGAGACCTTCTGGCGTGGACCTGCGCTGGGCGACGAGCCATGGCTGGACGAGGACGAAGGGTACCTGGCAGTGCCTCCGGCGTCCGTTGATGATAAAGATCTCACCGGGGACGCGTTCTACGCGCTCCACCTGCCGAGGTTAGGGCTCGACTTGGCCAGGGCTGTGGTGGGACTCTTCCTCAGGATGGCGTCCCGCCTCAAGCGAAG GTATCCTGCGGCACACCTGAGGCTAGAACTGCTCGCCGACTGCCTGCGGAGGCAGTTTTACCATGACAAGCAAGCCAGCGAACTGGCCGTGCACCACGACGCAATCGACGTCATCGCCTTGCCCTCCGTCCTCCATGCCTTCCGGAAGCGGTTGCTGCGGGCTCAAGGGAATGGAAC TACGTCGATGGCCGGCGACGCACGGTCGAGATCTCGAGCCACGGACAGACTGTTCTTCTACGAGTTCGCTAGAAGCAGGTGCGAGGCTTACGACGACGCGTACCTTCACCAGAGGACGCACAGGGGTGCACGTTCGCCTGCCCCCTTCTTCGTCAACGGCCCGTTAAGGAACACGAAGGAGTTCGCCAGGGCGTTCCGCTGTCCTCGCGATTCGGACATGCGCCCCAAACGCGTCTGTAGGTTGTAG
- the LOC126518230 gene encoding uncharacterized protein isoform X1, translated as MEHVTLTHSPQLLVPAWMRKPSLRMKFSELVFSDAETSPIVSWNAVLRATWRNAQRRLIDRGFETFWRGPALGDEPWLDEDEGYLAVPPASVDDKDLTGDAFYALHLPRLGLDLARAVVGLFLRMASRLKRRYPAAHLRLELLADCLRRQFYHDKQASELAVHHDAIDVIALPSVLHAFRKRLLRAQGNGTSTSMAGDARSRSRATDRLFFYEFARSRCEAYDDAYLHQRTHRGARSPAPFFVNGPLRNTKEFARAFRCPRDSDMRPKRVCRL; from the exons ATGGAGCACGTCACACTAACCCACTCCCCACagttgctggtgcccgcgtggatGCGAAAGCCGAGCCTGCGCATGAAGTTCAGCGAGCTCGTGTTCTCCGATGCCGAAACGTCGCCCATCGTCTCGTGGAACGCTGTCCTGAGGGCGACGTGGCGCAACGCGCAGCGCAGGCTGATTGACAGGGGCTTCGAGACCTTCTGGCGTGGACCTGCGCTGGGCGACGAGCCATGGCTGGACGAGGACGAAGGGTACCTGGCAGTGCCTCCGGCGTCCGTTGATGATAAAGATCTCACCGGGGACGCGTTCTACGCGCTCCACCTGCCGAGGTTAGGGCTCGACTTGGCCAGGGCTGTGGTGGGACTCTTCCTCAGGATGGCGTCCCGCCTCAAGCGAAG GTATCCTGCGGCACACCTGAGGCTAGAACTGCTCGCCGACTGCCTGCGGAGGCAGTTTTACCATGACAAGCAAGCCAGCGAACTGGCCGTGCACCACGACGCAATCGACGTCATCGCCTTGCCCTCCGTCCTCCATGCCTTCCGGAAGCGGTTGCTGCGGGCTCAAGGGAATGGAAC CAGTACGTCGATGGCCGGCGACGCACGGTCGAGATCTCGAGCCACGGACAGACTGTTCTTCTACGAGTTCGCTAGAAGCAGGTGCGAGGCTTACGACGACGCGTACCTTCACCAGAGGACGCACAGGGGTGCACGTTCGCCTGCCCCCTTCTTCGTCAACGGCCCGTTAAGGAACACGAAGGAGTTCGCCAGGGCGTTCCGCTGTCCTCGCGATTCGGACATGCGCCCCAAACGCGTCTGTAGGTTGTAG